The region ATACCAAATCGGCATTGCATCGACTTGCGGGGCGGTTCTACGTGAATCTCGCCCAAGCGATAAAAGGAGACCGATCCATGGATTCGATCTCATTGTGGGAGAGGGCGGTGAAATTCAGGTGGATGGAAGTTGCCGGACGGGCAATAGAGCACATATCTGCTGCAAAGGCGTGGGAGGATCTGATAGACATCCACGAGCTCGTCAGGGCCTTTTACCTCCTGGAAATGGATCTCGGAAATTCGGACGAATGCAAGAGGATCTGTCAGCTCATGCTTGATGCATCGAAATCGGCATCCATCACATCCGAGGAGGTAGAATGGCTTCACAACTGGGCGGTCTTAAATCACAACCTCGGCAATTATGAACATGCCCGGCAGATCTGCCTTCAGGGTTTAAAGATAGCCCATCGGTCAGATAGGAAGATTCTTCAAGCCTCCCTGTTGCAGAGGCTTGGCATGCTGGCGCGCGATAACGGAGACCATAAGGAGGCGAGGAGATGGTACAGGAAAAGCGAGGAGGTTTTATCTCAAACTTACATAATAGGGGTCAGGTATGCTGAGCTTCTCGAAAAGGAGGGTTATCTCGATAAGGCGTTGGAAATCCAGAAGGAGGTTCTGAGCTCCTTCCCTCAAAGGCTTATCTCCACAGGATACCGCATAGCACGAATTTTGAGGAAACAGGGGAGATATGCCGATGCGAAAAGGTTGTGTGATAGATCTCTTACGGTGGCCAGGGATCTTGGTCGTAAGAGGTATCTCTCCAAGATTTTACTGGAGTTAGGGCGAATCATGGCGGCCTTCGAAAGATATGATAAAGCTCATGAGCTTTTGAGTGAGAGCATAAAGATATCCGTTTATCCCCGTGATAGGGTCAGGGTGCTCCATGCGATCGGTGATCTGAATCATCTGCTCGGCAGGCTGGACGAAGCTATCAGATATTACAAGGATGCGCTCTTCTTGAATTTCCCCTTTATGAGCTATAGCTGTGCCGTCAAGCTGGGAGCTGTCTGCCTTGAAAGAGGAGAGGTGGAAAAGGCCCGATATTATCTGGAGCAGGGTGTCAGATTGTGTCATATGCTGTTGAGTAAAACCCCCCGGCTTTATGATGTGATTTACCATCTCGCCCTCGCTCAGCTCTGTCTGGGGAAGTTTGATGAATCCCTCGCCGCCTATAAACGAGCGATGGAGATCTGCGATGCGAAGGGCGTAATCGAGGAGGAAGTTCGTGATCTCCACCTTCTAAAGGGCGCGATGAAGGGGAATGAGGTGGAACGAGCGATAGAGATGCTTAGCTTCAATCCCTCCACTTGACAAAACCCTCACATAATGGTATCTTTTGTAAAGCTGTTAGCACTCTCATCATTCGAGTGCTAAACCCTGGGGGGATAACCTTGAGAGGATTGAACTCCGCAGAGCTGACGGAAAGACAGAGGAAGATACTGGAGGCCGTCATACATTGCTATACGTTCACTGCCGAGCCGGTCGGTTCCAGGACCGTGGCCAAGAGGTATAACCTCGGTATCAGCCCTGCCACGGTTCGGAATGTGATGGCGGATCTGGAGGAGATGGGTTACCTATTCCAACCCCACACCTCCGCCGGAAGGGTGCCGACCGAAAAGGGATATCGCCTCTATGTGGACGAGCTGATGAAGGAGAGCGGATTGACGCGGGAGGAGAAGGAACTCATAGAGAGGGAATATGAGAAGGTGAAACATCAACTCGATAGAATTATGGAGCACACCTCGAAGATCCTCTCCCTGATCTCCAGATATGTTGGGGTGGCCGTCACACCACCGATGCATGAGGGGGTGTTCAGGCACATCGAGTTGATCTCCGTCGGGGCCAATACGGTGTTGTCCGTGATCATAACCGCTTCCAGTATGGTGCGAAATAAACTGATATCGCTCGATTTCGAGATACCTCGCCAGGAGTTGGAGAGGATAGCCGATATCATAAATGAGAGGTTGTCGGGGATAAGCATGAGCAGGATAAGGGATCTGGCCAACGATCCCATGGAGCTCAGAAGTATGCTCGGGCTGGAGGGGGAGAGGTTCAGCGTGGTTCGATACGCCTTGGATTTCGATCCGGACGTCCAGGTGTACCTCGACGGTCGAGCGAACATGCTCTCCCAACCCGAATTCTCCTCGGTGAAACGGATGGAGAGGATCTTCAGGGTGCTGGAGGAGAGGGATCGGGTGTGGAGGATCCTGTATCCGGCCGGAAGAGCGGGAGAGGTGCAGGTCAAGATCGGCAGTGAGGTCAAATGTAGAGGGATGGAGGAGTGCAGCGTCGTCAGCGCCGTCTACAGGGCCGGGGATATGGTAGGAACCATCGGGATCATAGGCCCTAAGAGAATGGAATATCCGCGCGTCATACCGCTCGTCAGATACACGGCGAGGATGGTCAGCCAGGTGTTGGGAAGATGAGGGGCTGGGAAATGCCGCCCGCCGGGATCATCCCAGTCCTTGTCGAAGGCGGGGTATAAATAGCCCGGCACCGATCCCAAGCGGATCGGTCGAGACGGGGAAACTATGGAGGAGAGGGAAAAGGAAGAAGAGGTGAAAACAGAGGAGGTTAAAGCTGAGGTTGAGGGGGAAAAGGCCGAGGGCAATCAGCAGGAGGAGAAGCTGCTCTCCGAGTCCCTCGATGAGATAGAAAGGATAAAGGCCGAGGTCGAGGCTGCCAGGGATAGATTGCTCAGGGCTGCGGCGGAGTACGAGAACTTCAAAAAGCGGGCTGAACGTGAGAAAGAGGAGGCGATGAAGTTCATCGCCGAAAGCATCGTGCTCGATATCATCCCGATCATCGATAACCTCGACAGGGCGATAAAATCGGCTAAATCTGACGAGAGGAAAAACTTCGATGCCCTGCTCCAGGGGATCGAGATGATACAAAAGCAGATGTTGAGCGTGCTCGAAAAATACGGCGTCGGCATCATAGAGTCCGAGGGCCAACCCTTCGACCCTAGAATCCACGAGGCTATCCTGCAGGTTCCCTCGGAGGAACATCCCGAAAACACCGTCGTGCAGGAGTTCGAAAGGGGATACACGCTTCACGATAAGGTCATCAGACCGGCCAAGGTGATCGTTTCAAAACTGCCTGAGCCGAAGGAAAAGGAGGAGGGTGAAAGCGTAGATGCCTAAGGTGATCGGAATAGACCTCGGCACGACCAACTCCTGCATGGCCATTTTCGAGGGCGGAGAGGCCAAAGTCATACCTAACGCCGAAGGCGGCAGGGTGACGCCATCGGTCGTGGCCTTCTCCAGATCGGGTGAAAGACTCGTGGGATCGACCGCCAAGCGGCAGGCGATCACCAACCCCGATAACACCATCTACTCCATCAAAAGGTTCATGGGAAGAAAATACGATGAGGTCACCCACGAAATCGAACTCGTCCCATACCAGGTCACAAGAGGCCCAAACGGTGACGCCAGAGTCAAAGTCCAAGGCAAGGAGTACTCCCCTCCTGAGATATCAGCCATGATACTGAGGAAGTTGAAAGAGGATGCAGAGAAGTTCCTGGGAGAGCCCATCAGCCAGGCGGTGATCACCGTTCCAGCCTACTTCAACGATGCGCAGAGGCAGGCGACGAAGGATGCGGGTAGGATAGCCGGACTGGAGGTTCTGAGGATCATAAACGAGCCTACGGCAGCATCCTTGGCCTATGGTCTGGACAAGAAGAAGGATCAGAAGATAGCGGTGTATGA is a window of Candidatus Poribacteria bacterium DNA encoding:
- a CDS encoding tetratricopeptide repeat protein, with amino-acid sequence MRALKGWKQETLATEAEVSLRTIKRMENIKEGEKRRFLPSRLYSVARALGIPLNELVDESSLDHADAKEIVVGPMPGAVAHHFKDRTDELQTLRRKLEDEEIRLILITGRGGIGKTSLLVKLLRGLEGEFKEGRTHGSIIYIPLDQREYRSLTKIIELICRTVEPKTAEELLERWSRGYSLEERLEFLFHHILNKGRYIIALDSLEDLLDEGNHISDEFPDLRAFLERCLEYDHRAKVIATSRHALIFSTPLEGHIGERMEEIKLEEGLPEDEAIALLRELDHDGKLGIREAPDDILRQVVSRCYGIPRTLERIVGTLRQRRTLTISRLLEDEAAFDRLIENPARELHESLSRDERLVMQTIAVYGRAVPASAVRHVLPDLPVDDLLDSLVRNYAVSFSSGLFSLHPLDRSYIYQRIPDMGERYTKSALHRLAGRFYVNLAQAIKGDRSMDSISLWERAVKFRWMEVAGRAIEHISAAKAWEDLIDIHELVRAFYLLEMDLGNSDECKRICQLMLDASKSASITSEEVEWLHNWAVLNHNLGNYEHARQICLQGLKIAHRSDRKILQASLLQRLGMLARDNGDHKEARRWYRKSEEVLSQTYIIGVRYAELLEKEGYLDKALEIQKEVLSSFPQRLISTGYRIARILRKQGRYADAKRLCDRSLTVARDLGRKRYLSKILLELGRIMAAFERYDKAHELLSESIKISVYPRDRVRVLHAIGDLNHLLGRLDEAIRYYKDALFLNFPFMSYSCAVKLGAVCLERGEVEKARYYLEQGVRLCHMLLSKTPRLYDVIYHLALAQLCLGKFDESLAAYKRAMEICDAKGVIEEEVRDLHLLKGAMKGNEVERAIEMLSFNPST
- the hrcA gene encoding heat-inducible transcription repressor HrcA translates to MRGLNSAELTERQRKILEAVIHCYTFTAEPVGSRTVAKRYNLGISPATVRNVMADLEEMGYLFQPHTSAGRVPTEKGYRLYVDELMKESGLTREEKELIEREYEKVKHQLDRIMEHTSKILSLISRYVGVAVTPPMHEGVFRHIELISVGANTVLSVIITASSMVRNKLISLDFEIPRQELERIADIINERLSGISMSRIRDLANDPMELRSMLGLEGERFSVVRYALDFDPDVQVYLDGRANMLSQPEFSSVKRMERIFRVLEERDRVWRILYPAGRAGEVQVKIGSEVKCRGMEECSVVSAVYRAGDMVGTIGIIGPKRMEYPRVIPLVRYTARMVSQVLGR
- the grpE gene encoding nucleotide exchange factor GrpE, with amino-acid sequence MEEREKEEEVKTEEVKAEVEGEKAEGNQQEEKLLSESLDEIERIKAEVEAARDRLLRAAAEYENFKKRAEREKEEAMKFIAESIVLDIIPIIDNLDRAIKSAKSDERKNFDALLQGIEMIQKQMLSVLEKYGVGIIESEGQPFDPRIHEAILQVPSEEHPENTVVQEFERGYTLHDKVIRPAKVIVSKLPEPKEKEEGESVDA
- the dnaK gene encoding molecular chaperone DnaK yields the protein MPKVIGIDLGTTNSCMAIFEGGEAKVIPNAEGGRVTPSVVAFSRSGERLVGSTAKRQAITNPDNTIYSIKRFMGRKYDEVTHEIELVPYQVTRGPNGDARVKVQGKEYSPPEISAMILRKLKEDAEKFLGEPISQAVITVPAYFNDAQRQATKDAGRIAGLEVLRIINEPTAASLAYGLDKKKDQKIAVYDLGGGTFDISILEIGEGVFEVRSTNGDTHLGGDDFDQRIIDWIAEEFKREHGIDLRGDPMALQRLKEAAEKAKCELSSVMETEINLPFITADASGPKHLNVILTRARLEALVDDLVQRTLEPCRKALEDAGLKPEDIDEVILVGGQTRMPKVQEVVRDFFGKEPHRGINPDEVVAMGAAIQAAVLT